One Oncorhynchus keta strain PuntledgeMale-10-30-2019 chromosome 22, Oket_V2, whole genome shotgun sequence DNA window includes the following coding sequences:
- the LOC118401020 gene encoding alpha-parvin-like isoform X2, protein MGCGALCPPVSELQEEGMNAINLPLSPTQYELDPEDTMLEENEVRTMVDPNSKNDQKLQELQKVLIDWINDVLVGERIIVKDLAEDLYDGQVLQKLFEKLEGEKLNVAEVTQSEIAQKQKLQTVLERINDSIKVSARSIKWNVDSVHAKSIVAILHLLVALSQHFRAPIRLPDHVSIQVVVVQKREGILQSRQIQEEITGNTEALSGRHERDAFDTLFDHAPDKLNVVKKTLITFVNKHLNKLNLEVAELDTQFADGVYLVLLMGLLEGYFVPLYNFFLTPENFEQQVHNVSFSFELMQDGGLERPKPRPEDIVNCDLKSTLRVLYNLFTRYRNVE, encoded by the exons atgggCTGTGGAGCACTCTGCCCACCAG TGTCTGAGCTCCAGGAAGAGGGGATGAACGCCATCAACCTGCCCTTGAGCCCCACCCAATACGAACTGGACCCAGAAGACACCATGCTAG AGGAGAATGAGGTCCGCACCATGGTCGACCCCAACTCCAAGAACGACCAGAAACTACAGGAACTCCAGAAGGTGTTGATCGACTGGATCAATGATGTGTTGGTGGGGGAGAGGATCATCGTGAAGGACCTGGCTGAGGATCTATACGACGGGCAGGTTCTGCAGAAACTCTTTG AGAAGCTGGAGGGGGAGAAGCTAAACGTAGCTGAGGTGACCCAGTCGGAGATCGCCCAGAAACAGAAACTACAGACGGTGCTGGAGAGGATCAACGACTCCATCAAGGTCTCTGCCAGGAGCATCAAATGGAACGTGGACT CCGTCCATGCTAAGAGTATAGTGGCCATTCTTCACCTGTTGGTGGCGCTATCTCAGCACTTCAGAGCACCTATCAGACTTCCTGATCACGTGTCCATCCAAGTAGTGGTGGTTCAG AAAAGAGAGGGGATTCTGCAATCTCGCCAGATCCAGGAGGAGATCACGGGCAATACAGA GGCTTTATCTGGCAGACATG AGCGAGATGCTTTCGACACCCTGTTTGATCACGCTCCGGACAAGCTCAATGTGGTAAAAAAG ACTCTCATCACCTTTGTGAACAAACACTTGAACAAACTCAATCTGGAGGTGGCTGAACTGGACACACAG TTTGCTGACGGTGTGTACCTTGTTCTGCTGATGGGATTGCTGGAGGGCTACTTTGTTCCACTCTATAATTTCTTCCTGACTCCTGAGAACTTTGAACAACAG GTGCACAACGTGTCCTTCTCTTTTGAGCTGATGCAAGACGGAGGTTTGGAGAGACCCAAACCTAGACCTGAAG ATATCGTGAACTGTGACCTCAAGTCAACCCTGAGGGTGCTGTACAACCTCTTCACCAGGTACAGAAACGTGGAGTGA
- the LOC118401020 gene encoding alpha-parvin-like isoform X1, producing MATSPQKSPSSPSPTTPKSPSSRKKDDSFLGKLGGTLVRRKKAKEVSELQEEGMNAINLPLSPTQYELDPEDTMLEENEVRTMVDPNSKNDQKLQELQKVLIDWINDVLVGERIIVKDLAEDLYDGQVLQKLFEKLEGEKLNVAEVTQSEIAQKQKLQTVLERINDSIKVSARSIKWNVDSVHAKSIVAILHLLVALSQHFRAPIRLPDHVSIQVVVVQKREGILQSRQIQEEITGNTEALSGRHERDAFDTLFDHAPDKLNVVKKTLITFVNKHLNKLNLEVAELDTQFADGVYLVLLMGLLEGYFVPLYNFFLTPENFEQQVHNVSFSFELMQDGGLERPKPRPEDIVNCDLKSTLRVLYNLFTRYRNVE from the exons ATGGCTACTTCGCCGCAAAAGTCGCCATCCTCTCCGTCGCCGACGACTCCGAAATCACCCTCTTCCAGAAAGAAAGATGACTCGTTCCTGGGAAAACTTGGAGGAACTTTAGTAAGAAGAAAGAAGGCAAAAGAAG TGTCTGAGCTCCAGGAAGAGGGGATGAACGCCATCAACCTGCCCTTGAGCCCCACCCAATACGAACTGGACCCAGAAGACACCATGCTAG AGGAGAATGAGGTCCGCACCATGGTCGACCCCAACTCCAAGAACGACCAGAAACTACAGGAACTCCAGAAGGTGTTGATCGACTGGATCAATGATGTGTTGGTGGGGGAGAGGATCATCGTGAAGGACCTGGCTGAGGATCTATACGACGGGCAGGTTCTGCAGAAACTCTTTG AGAAGCTGGAGGGGGAGAAGCTAAACGTAGCTGAGGTGACCCAGTCGGAGATCGCCCAGAAACAGAAACTACAGACGGTGCTGGAGAGGATCAACGACTCCATCAAGGTCTCTGCCAGGAGCATCAAATGGAACGTGGACT CCGTCCATGCTAAGAGTATAGTGGCCATTCTTCACCTGTTGGTGGCGCTATCTCAGCACTTCAGAGCACCTATCAGACTTCCTGATCACGTGTCCATCCAAGTAGTGGTGGTTCAG AAAAGAGAGGGGATTCTGCAATCTCGCCAGATCCAGGAGGAGATCACGGGCAATACAGA GGCTTTATCTGGCAGACATG AGCGAGATGCTTTCGACACCCTGTTTGATCACGCTCCGGACAAGCTCAATGTGGTAAAAAAG ACTCTCATCACCTTTGTGAACAAACACTTGAACAAACTCAATCTGGAGGTGGCTGAACTGGACACACAG TTTGCTGACGGTGTGTACCTTGTTCTGCTGATGGGATTGCTGGAGGGCTACTTTGTTCCACTCTATAATTTCTTCCTGACTCCTGAGAACTTTGAACAACAG GTGCACAACGTGTCCTTCTCTTTTGAGCTGATGCAAGACGGAGGTTTGGAGAGACCCAAACCTAGACCTGAAG ATATCGTGAACTGTGACCTCAAGTCAACCCTGAGGGTGCTGTACAACCTCTTCACCAGGTACAGAAACGTGGAGTGA